One genomic region from Argentina anserina chromosome 2, drPotAnse1.1, whole genome shotgun sequence encodes:
- the LOC126781956 gene encoding BURP domain-containing protein BNM2A-like gives MRTGQSSFVSWSWLILHALLVLLVTEGNSDRKITIENRDEEHLLLPTHDHDHLSLSSNRNQMDPSLNVFFNPVDLRLGKTMPIYFSKRDPSVSPKLLPKQEADSIPFSTSNLPYLLEFFSFPPDSPQAKAIEYTLTQCDLEPIKGESKFCATSLESMVEFATALFGSGTQLKVLTTSPLSNSATLLQNYIVLETPNEILAPRMIACHTMPYPYAVFYCHSQESQNKLYQVLLGGENGERIHAAAVCHMDTSQWDRSHVSFQVLGSEPGTSPVCHFFPSDNLVWVPLPA, from the exons ATGAGAACGGGTCAATCATCATTTGTCTCTTGGAGCTGGCTCATCTTACATGCTCTACTTGTTTTACTG GTTACAGAAGGAAATAGTGACAGGAAGATCACTATCGAAAACAGGGATGAAGAACATCTACTCCTACCAACCCATGATCACGATCACCTATCATTATCTTCAAACAGGAATCAGATGGACCCTTCCCTAAATGTTTTCTTCAACCCAGTAGATCTCAGGCTTGGAAAGACTATGCCCATATATTTTTCCAAAAGAGACCCTTCTGTATCTCCCAAGTTACTTCCTAAACAAGAAGCTGATTCCATACCTTTCTCGACCTCAAACCTTCCATATCTTCTTGAATTCTTCTCATTCCCTCCGGACTCCCCTCAAGCTAAAGCCATTGAATACACACTGACGCAGTGTGACCTTGAACCCATCAAAGGAGAATCCAAGTTCTGTGCCACCTCCCTCGAATCCATGGTTGAATTTGCTACTGCCCTATTTGGATCAGGCACCCAACTTAAAGTCCTGACCACCTCCCCGCTCTCAAACTCAGCCACCCTTCTACAAAACTACATCGTTTTGGAAACACCTAATGAGATCCTTGCTCCAAGAATGATAGCTTGCCACACCATGCCTTACCCTTACGCAGTTTTCTACTGCCATAGCCAAGAAAGCCAGAACAAGCTGTATCAGGTTTTGCTGGGCGGTGAGAATGGAGAGAGGATTCATGCTGCTGCTGTATGCCATATGGATACTTCTCAATGGGATAGAAGCCACGTTTCCTTTCAAGTGCTTGGGTCTGAGCCTGGAACCTCTCCTGTTTGCCATTTCTTTCCTTCAGATAATCTAGTCTGGGTGCCATTGCCAGCTTAA
- the LOC126781964 gene encoding organ-specific protein P4 translates to MKYSISCFLLVLFIFMFLEPSDARKDMGGYWNSVMNDQPMPEAIKDLFSHQEEDVPSLSASTNKDNRFVRDFDIRLNVIIYHSAHHHHANHQPEEMTHDIESKPYIQTVNHG, encoded by the exons ATGAAGTATTCCATCTCTTGCTTTCTGCTAgttctcttcattttcatg TTTCTAGAGCCCAGCGATGCGAGAAAGGACATGGGAGGCTACTGGAATAGTGTGATGAATGACCAGCCCATGCCAGAAGCCATTAAAGACCTCTTCTCCCATCAAGAAGAAGACGTGCCATCTCTCTCTGCTTCAACAAACAAGGACAACCGTTTTGTTCGGGACTTCGATATCAGGCTTAATGTCATCATCTACCACAGTGCCCATCATCACCATGCAAATCATCAGCCTGAAGAAATGACGCATGATATAGAATCCAAACCTTATATTCAAACTGTCAACCATGGCTGA